Proteins encoded together in one Prionailurus viverrinus isolate Anna chromosome B1, UM_Priviv_1.0, whole genome shotgun sequence window:
- the TRIML1 gene encoding probable E3 ubiquitin-protein ligase TRIML1 isoform X1, which translates to MSFFVKMSTADLMENLREELTCFICLDYFTSPVTTECGHSFCLVCLLRSWEEHSTPLSCPECWRALESPHFQPNERLGRLAGIGKQLRSQVLQSEGGQGGSGRMLAVAKAFSDEQEGVNAFSTQCHGINRLYPSSEAEERHKEKLQEILNLLRKKKKETQVVLSHEKERVTLCKEETKACKQVVVSEYVKMHQFLKEEEQLQLQLLEKEERENMKKLRDNEIKLTQQIRSLSKMIEQIESTCQRSTLESFEDVKGTLERSEPLLLQCPEAAATELSLCRITGMREMLKKFSTDITLDPATANAYLVLSEDLKSVRHGGIRQHLPDNPERFDQSATVLGAQIFTCGRHYWEVEVGNKTEWEVGICKDSVSRKGNLPKPPGDLFSLIGLKIGEDYSLWVSSPLKGQHVREPVHKVGVFLDYESGHIAFYNVTDESLIYSFPPASFQEALRPIFSPCLPNEGTNTGPLTICSLNSYV; encoded by the exons ATgtctttctttgtaaaaatgtctacaGCAGATTTGATGGAGAATCTCAGGGAAGAACTGACCTGTTTCATCTGCTTGGACTATTTCACCAGCCCGGTGACCACTGAGTGTGGGCACAGCTTTTGTCTGGTGTGTCTCCTGAGGAGCTGGGAGGAACACAGTACTCCTTTATCTTGTCCTGAGTGCTGGAGGGCCTTGGAGAGTCCACACTTCCAGCCCAATGAGCGTCTGGGGAGGCTGGCTGGCATCGGCAAACAGCTCCGATCCCAGGTGCTGCAGAGCGAGGGCGGACAAGGCGGCTCTGGGAGAATGCTGGCAGTCGCTAAGGCTTTTTCTGATGAGCAGGAGGGTGTAAACGCTTTCTCAACCCAGTGTCATGGAATAAACAGATTGTATCCCTCCAGTGAGGCTGAGGAGCGTCACAAA GAGAAGCTCCAGGAAATCTTAAATCTTTTGcgtaaaaagaaaaaggaaactcaggTTGTATTATCCCATGAGAAGGAGAGAGTAACACTGTGCAAG GAAGAGACAAAGGCCTGTAAGCAGGTTGTTGTGTCAGAATATGTAAAAATGCACCAGTTTTTGAAGGAGGAGGAACAACTACAGCTCCAGTTactggaaaaggaggaaagggagaacaTGAAGAAGTTGAGGGACAATGAGATCAAGCTGACCCAGCAAATAAGAAGCCTAAGCAAGATGATTGAGCAGATAGAGTCCACCTGTCAGCGCTCCACTTTAGAATCTTTTGAG gATGTGAAAGGAACACTGGAAAG GAGTGAGCCACTCTTGCTCCAGTGTCCAGAGGCGGCCGCCACGGAACTGAGTCTGTGCCGCATCACTGGAATGAGGGAGATGCTAAAAAAATTCAGCA CGGACATAACTCTGGATCCAGCTACAGCCAATGCCTATCTTGTCTTGTCTGAGGATCTGAAAAGCGTGAGACATGGAGGAATCCGACAGCACTTACCCGACAACCCAGAACGATTTGACCAGTCTGCAACTGTGCTGGGCGCTCAGATCTTCACCTGTGGGAGACACTactgggaggtggaggtgggcaaCAAGACCGAGTGGGAAGTGGGCATTTGCAAGGACTCCGTGAGCCGAAAGGGCAATCTCCCGAAGCCACCTGGGGACCTCTTCTCACTTATAGGCTTAAAAATTGGAGAAGATTATAGTCTTTGGGTCTCATCACCTTTAAAAGGTCAACACGTCCGAGAGCCTGTGCATAAGGTTGGCGTTTTCTTAGACTACGAGTCTGGACACATAGCGTTCTACAACGTGACAGATGAGTCCCTCATCTACAGCTTTCCTCCAGCCTCTTTCCAAGAGGCTCTCAGGCCGATCTTCTCCCCTTGCCTCCCAAATGAAGGGACGAACACGGGCCCTCTTACCATCTGCTCACTGAACAGTTATGTCTGA
- the TRIML1 gene encoding probable E3 ubiquitin-protein ligase TRIML1 isoform X2 — protein sequence MSFFVKMSTADLMENLREELTCFICLDYFTSPVTTECGHSFCLVCLLRSWEEHSTPLSCPECWRALESPHFQPNERLGRLAGIGKQLRSQEKLQEILNLLRKKKKETQVVLSHEKERVTLCKEETKACKQVVVSEYVKMHQFLKEEEQLQLQLLEKEERENMKKLRDNEIKLTQQIRSLSKMIEQIESTCQRSTLESFEDVKGTLERSEPLLLQCPEAAATELSLCRITGMREMLKKFSTDITLDPATANAYLVLSEDLKSVRHGGIRQHLPDNPERFDQSATVLGAQIFTCGRHYWEVEVGNKTEWEVGICKDSVSRKGNLPKPPGDLFSLIGLKIGEDYSLWVSSPLKGQHVREPVHKVGVFLDYESGHIAFYNVTDESLIYSFPPASFQEALRPIFSPCLPNEGTNTGPLTICSLNSYV from the exons ATgtctttctttgtaaaaatgtctacaGCAGATTTGATGGAGAATCTCAGGGAAGAACTGACCTGTTTCATCTGCTTGGACTATTTCACCAGCCCGGTGACCACTGAGTGTGGGCACAGCTTTTGTCTGGTGTGTCTCCTGAGGAGCTGGGAGGAACACAGTACTCCTTTATCTTGTCCTGAGTGCTGGAGGGCCTTGGAGAGTCCACACTTCCAGCCCAATGAGCGTCTGGGGAGGCTGGCTGGCATCGGCAAACAGCTCCGATCCCAG GAGAAGCTCCAGGAAATCTTAAATCTTTTGcgtaaaaagaaaaaggaaactcaggTTGTATTATCCCATGAGAAGGAGAGAGTAACACTGTGCAAG GAAGAGACAAAGGCCTGTAAGCAGGTTGTTGTGTCAGAATATGTAAAAATGCACCAGTTTTTGAAGGAGGAGGAACAACTACAGCTCCAGTTactggaaaaggaggaaagggagaacaTGAAGAAGTTGAGGGACAATGAGATCAAGCTGACCCAGCAAATAAGAAGCCTAAGCAAGATGATTGAGCAGATAGAGTCCACCTGTCAGCGCTCCACTTTAGAATCTTTTGAG gATGTGAAAGGAACACTGGAAAG GAGTGAGCCACTCTTGCTCCAGTGTCCAGAGGCGGCCGCCACGGAACTGAGTCTGTGCCGCATCACTGGAATGAGGGAGATGCTAAAAAAATTCAGCA CGGACATAACTCTGGATCCAGCTACAGCCAATGCCTATCTTGTCTTGTCTGAGGATCTGAAAAGCGTGAGACATGGAGGAATCCGACAGCACTTACCCGACAACCCAGAACGATTTGACCAGTCTGCAACTGTGCTGGGCGCTCAGATCTTCACCTGTGGGAGACACTactgggaggtggaggtgggcaaCAAGACCGAGTGGGAAGTGGGCATTTGCAAGGACTCCGTGAGCCGAAAGGGCAATCTCCCGAAGCCACCTGGGGACCTCTTCTCACTTATAGGCTTAAAAATTGGAGAAGATTATAGTCTTTGGGTCTCATCACCTTTAAAAGGTCAACACGTCCGAGAGCCTGTGCATAAGGTTGGCGTTTTCTTAGACTACGAGTCTGGACACATAGCGTTCTACAACGTGACAGATGAGTCCCTCATCTACAGCTTTCCTCCAGCCTCTTTCCAAGAGGCTCTCAGGCCGATCTTCTCCCCTTGCCTCCCAAATGAAGGGACGAACACGGGCCCTCTTACCATCTGCTCACTGAACAGTTATGTCTGA